The proteins below are encoded in one region of Rhizobium sp. 9140:
- a CDS encoding major capsid protein: MAGQPFPVDPVLTGIAVAFKNGELIADQVMPRLEPRLTAETFKYMVFGFDQTITIPDTKVGRKSEPNIMEFGGTEVTGATADYGQDAIIPIADIMQAPAGYDPEAFAVQQLTNIVELDREKRVADKTFNPLSYPTTNREVLSGTSQWSHADSKPIRAVTDALDSMVMRANVAVMGRLAWSQMRQNPNVLRALTTSGVADGLADKRAVADLLELDDIVVGSGFANAARPGQPAVRYRLWGKHCALIRREKIVSSMGEVPTWGWTAQFGTRVAGSIDEPKIGLRGSRRVRAGESVAEVVSAPELGYFFQNVAA, encoded by the coding sequence ATGGCTGGACAGCCGTTTCCCGTCGATCCGGTTCTGACCGGCATCGCCGTTGCCTTCAAGAATGGGGAACTGATCGCCGATCAGGTCATGCCTCGCCTCGAGCCGCGTCTGACGGCCGAGACCTTCAAGTACATGGTCTTCGGCTTCGACCAGACGATCACGATCCCTGACACCAAGGTCGGCCGTAAGTCCGAGCCGAACATCATGGAGTTCGGCGGCACAGAAGTGACGGGCGCGACGGCCGACTACGGTCAGGACGCCATCATTCCGATCGCCGACATCATGCAGGCGCCGGCCGGTTACGACCCGGAAGCCTTCGCCGTCCAGCAGCTGACCAACATCGTCGAGCTGGATCGCGAGAAGCGTGTCGCCGACAAGACGTTCAACCCGCTGAGCTACCCCACCACGAACCGTGAGGTTCTGTCTGGCACCTCGCAGTGGAGCCACGCCGACAGCAAGCCGATCCGCGCCGTCACGGATGCGCTCGACAGCATGGTCATGCGTGCGAACGTTGCTGTCATGGGCCGGCTGGCTTGGTCTCAGATGCGCCAGAACCCCAACGTTCTGCGGGCGCTTACAACGTCGGGCGTTGCCGATGGTCTCGCCGACAAGCGCGCCGTTGCCGATCTCCTCGAGCTTGATGACATCGTCGTCGGCTCCGGCTTTGCCAATGCGGCGCGTCCCGGCCAGCCGGCCGTGCGCTACCGCCTCTGGGGCAAGCATTGCGCCCTGATCCGCCGTGAGAAGATCGTGTCGAGCATGGGCGAGGTGCCCACGTGGGGCTGGACGGCTCAGTTCGGTACCCGCGTCGCCGGCTCGATCGACGAACCAAAGATCGGCCTTCGCGGATCGCGCCGGGTGCGCGCTGGCGAAAGCGTTGCCGAAGTCGTGTCGGCTCCGGAGCTTGGCTACTTCTTCCAGAACGTCGCCGCCTGA
- a CDS encoding peptidase, translating into MKPFEIFKTGSHVSTQGKAITFSDADVAAIASSYDPANHQAPIVVGHPKTNAPAFGWVKALSVKDGRLVAEPDRLDPSFSEMVRDGKFLKVSAALYDPAAPGNPTPGSYHLRHVGFLGAEPPAVKGLAGIEFAEATDLILEFAETPWRTAWTMDSIGRLFRGMRDYFIETADIATADRIIPQYEIDQITDNAASMRAEAREEEVRPTFSETIKDLSMTNVQKTEAERLAELDAREAAIKARETTFSEANTRAQAQADSAFVEGIIAAGRLPIGLKDTAIALFSEMSDEVLTFSEAGAQKTTSPRGAFRELLEKLPVPVETTELANGNGPDFSDSNQVAIAIQTEIKAAKERGEDIDPATAAMRLKNRR; encoded by the coding sequence ATGAAACCGTTCGAAATCTTCAAAACCGGCAGCCATGTTTCGACGCAGGGGAAGGCGATCACCTTCTCCGACGCCGATGTTGCGGCGATCGCCTCCTCTTACGATCCGGCCAACCATCAGGCGCCGATCGTTGTCGGTCATCCGAAGACGAACGCGCCGGCATTCGGCTGGGTGAAGGCGCTGTCGGTGAAAGACGGGCGCCTCGTCGCCGAGCCTGATCGCCTCGACCCGTCCTTTTCTGAGATGGTGCGCGACGGCAAGTTCCTGAAGGTCTCGGCCGCGCTCTACGATCCAGCCGCACCCGGAAACCCGACGCCCGGCTCCTACCATCTTCGTCATGTCGGCTTCCTCGGCGCCGAGCCACCGGCCGTCAAAGGTTTGGCCGGGATCGAATTCGCTGAAGCGACGGACCTTATTCTGGAGTTTGCCGAGACGCCTTGGCGCACCGCTTGGACGATGGACAGCATCGGCCGGCTCTTCCGGGGCATGCGCGACTACTTCATCGAGACGGCCGACATCGCGACGGCCGATCGGATCATCCCGCAATACGAGATCGACCAGATCACGGACAACGCTGCCTCCATGCGTGCTGAAGCGCGTGAGGAAGAGGTGCGGCCGACCTTCTCTGAAACCATCAAGGATCTTTCCATGACCAACGTCCAGAAGACGGAGGCCGAGCGGCTTGCCGAACTCGATGCTCGTGAAGCCGCGATCAAGGCCCGCGAAACGACCTTCTCCGAGGCCAACACCAGGGCCCAGGCTCAGGCCGATAGCGCCTTTGTCGAAGGCATCATCGCAGCCGGCCGTCTCCCGATCGGCCTGAAGGACACCGCCATCGCGCTGTTTTCGGAAATGTCCGACGAGGTGCTGACCTTCTCGGAAGCAGGCGCTCAGAAGACGACGTCGCCGCGCGGCGCCTTTCGCGAGCTGCTCGAAAAGCTGCCCGTGCCCGTCGAAACGACGGAACTGGCAAACGGCAATGGTCCGGACTTCTCGGACAGCAATCAGGTCGCCATCGCGATCCAGACCGAAATCAAGGCTGCGAAGGAACGTGGCGAGGACATCGATCCCGCCACAGCTGCGATGCGCCTGAAGAACCGCCGCTGA
- a CDS encoding PBECR2 nuclease fold domain-containing protein: MAGEQIPFQEAIDFVAGKVNLPTRRYDDLKHGAHVRGFSVAGVTRDDMLGDFRAAIEKARVQGTGFKEFQKDFDAIVDRTGWLFNARGSTDGERRAWRARIIYTTNMRTSYMAGRYKQLTDPDVLKYRPYWQYVHSGALHPRLQHLAWDGKVWAANDPIWDRIYPPNGWGCGCDVEALSRREMQALGKDAPDEAPELVRYDGIDPRTGEKEERIGGIGRGWEYNVGKEWLDGVVPTELREPLPAYQPDAPAPANLPDLPAPAVAKSRDLMPEGLEPKAYVEGFLKRFDLKKGEGPFRDKSGGLITISRSLFEQRMPDGTVVGLKSDKRGRGQYAKLLADTIIAPDEIWVDWAAMKSGVVLRRAYLKRIILPDGRALFVRFEWTNRGWVAVTGFDTKDDYLRNYRRGALLYRRPE; encoded by the coding sequence ATCCCGTTTCAGGAGGCAATCGACTTCGTCGCCGGCAAGGTCAACCTGCCCACCAGGCGCTATGACGATCTGAAGCATGGAGCCCATGTCCGCGGCTTTTCTGTCGCCGGCGTCACGCGGGATGACATGCTGGGAGATTTCCGGGCGGCGATCGAGAAAGCGCGTGTCCAGGGAACGGGCTTCAAAGAGTTTCAAAAGGACTTTGACGCCATCGTCGATCGCACGGGCTGGCTCTTTAATGCGCGTGGATCGACGGATGGCGAGCGGCGCGCATGGCGCGCGCGGATCATCTACACGACGAACATGCGCACCAGCTACATGGCCGGGCGATACAAGCAGCTCACAGATCCTGATGTCCTGAAGTATCGGCCCTACTGGCAGTACGTCCATTCCGGCGCGCTGCATCCGCGCCTTCAGCACCTCGCCTGGGACGGCAAGGTCTGGGCAGCAAACGATCCGATCTGGGACCGCATCTACCCGCCGAATGGCTGGGGATGCGGTTGCGATGTCGAGGCTTTGTCCCGGCGCGAGATGCAGGCGCTCGGCAAGGATGCGCCAGATGAGGCGCCCGAGCTGGTCCGATATGACGGTATCGATCCTCGCACCGGCGAGAAGGAAGAGCGGATCGGCGGCATCGGTCGCGGCTGGGAATACAACGTCGGCAAGGAATGGCTTGACGGTGTCGTGCCGACCGAGCTGCGCGAGCCGCTGCCAGCGTATCAGCCAGATGCGCCGGCGCCGGCCAACCTGCCGGATCTTCCCGCGCCGGCCGTCGCCAAGAGCCGCGACCTCATGCCGGAGGGCCTGGAGCCGAAAGCCTATGTCGAAGGCTTCCTGAAGCGGTTCGACCTGAAGAAGGGCGAAGGCCCGTTCCGCGATAAGTCCGGCGGGCTCATCACCATTAGCCGGTCGCTCTTCGAGCAGCGCATGCCGGACGGGACCGTCGTCGGCCTGAAGAGCGACAAACGCGGCCGGGGCCAGTACGCCAAGCTGCTGGCCGATACCATCATCGCGCCAGACGAAATCTGGGTGGACTGGGCGGCCATGAAAAGCGGCGTGGTCTTGCGCCGTGCCTACCTCAAGCGGATCATCCTGCCCGATGGCCGTGCCCTGTTCGTGCGCTTCGAATGGACCAACAGGGGCTGGGTGGCCGTGACCGGCTTCGACACGAAGGACGATTACCTTCGGAATTATCGTCGTGGAGCGTTGCTCTACCGCCGACCGGAATAG
- a CDS encoding phage virion morphogenesis protein, with product MAAATITIDDASINDALARLLAAAGNIKPALKNIGEFEAKVTRRRFVDQKDPDGAPWVALNPLYAKTKKGPGILRGETRSLSQIVWQLAGDGVEIGSNEVYARIHNEGGTIRPKTAEALVFSMGGQTFKVQSVKIPKRQFLGFNDASITAILDIVKDHFVEAIEQK from the coding sequence ATGGCCGCTGCGACAATCACGATCGACGATGCCTCCATCAACGATGCGCTGGCGCGCCTTCTGGCAGCGGCCGGCAACATCAAGCCAGCGCTGAAGAACATCGGCGAGTTCGAAGCCAAGGTCACCCGGCGCCGCTTCGTCGATCAGAAGGATCCAGACGGCGCGCCGTGGGTCGCGCTCAATCCGCTCTATGCCAAGACGAAGAAGGGCCCAGGCATCCTGCGCGGAGAGACCCGGAGCCTTTCCCAAATCGTCTGGCAGCTCGCCGGCGACGGCGTCGAAATCGGATCGAACGAAGTCTATGCGCGGATCCACAATGAGGGCGGAACGATCCGACCGAAGACGGCCGAGGCGCTCGTGTTCTCCATGGGCGGACAGACGTTCAAGGTTCAGAGCGTGAAAATCCCCAAGCGGCAATTCCTCGGGTTCAATGACGCGTCGATTACGGCTATCCTCGACATCGTCAAGGATCACTTCGTTGAGGCGATTGAGCAGAAATAG